From a single Glycine soja cultivar W05 chromosome 19, ASM419377v2, whole genome shotgun sequence genomic region:
- the LOC114399438 gene encoding MDIS1-interacting receptor like kinase 2-like: MTTFQKVHALLFHILLLSLLPLKITSSPTTEAEALIKWKNSLSPPLPPSLNSSWSLTNLGNLCNWDAIVCDNTNTTVSQINLSDANLTGTLTALDFSSLPNLTQLNLNANHFGGSIPSAIDKLSKLTLLDFGNNLFEGTLPYELGQLRELQYLSFYNNNLNGTIPYQLMNLPKVWYMDLGSNYFIPPPDWSQYSCMPSLTRLALHLNPTLTSEFPSFILGCHNLTYLDISQNQWKGTIPESMYNNLVKLEYLNLSSSGLEGKLSSNLSKLSNLKDLRIGNNIFNGSVPTEIGLISGLQILELNNISAHGNIPSSLGLLRELWHLDLSKNFFNSSIPSELGQCTNLSFLSLAENNLTDPLPMSLVNLAKISELGLSDNFLSGQLSASLISNWIRLISLQLQNNKFTGRIPTQIGLLKKINILFMRNNLFSGPIPVEIGNLKEMTKLDLSLNGFSGPIPSTLWNLTNIRVVNLYFNELSGTIPMDIGNLTSLETFDVDNNKLYGELPETVAQLPALSHFSVFTNNFTGSIPREFGKNNPSLTHVYLSHNSFSGELPPDLCSDGKLVILAVNNNSFSGPVPKSLRNCSSLTRLQLHDNQLTGDITDSFGVLPNLDFISLSRNWLVGELSPEWGECISLTRMDMGSNNLSGKIPSELGKLSQLGYLSLHSNDFTGNIPPEIGNLGLLFMFNLSSNHLSGEIPKSYGRLAQLNFLDLSNNKFSGSIPRELSDCNRLLSLNLSQNNLSGEIPFELGNLFSLQIMVDLSRNSLSGAIPPSLGKLASLEVLNVSHNHLTGTIPQSLSSMISLQSIDFSYNNLSGSIPIGRVFQTATAEAYVGNSGLCGEVKGLTCANVFSPHKSRGVNKKVLFGVIIPVCVLFIGMIGVGILLCRRHSKKIIEEESKRIEKSDQPISMVWGRDGKFSFSDLVKATDDFDDKYCIGNGGFGSVYRAQLLTGQVVAVKRLNISDSDDIPAVNRHSFQNEIESLTGVRHRNIIKLYGFCSCRGQMFLVYEHVDRGSLAKVLYAEEGKSELSWARRLKIVQGIAHAISYLHSDCSPPIVHRDVTLNNILLDSDLEPRVADFGTAKLLSSNTSTWTSAAGSFGYMAPELAQTMRVTDKCDVYSFGVVVLEIMMGKHPGELLTTMSSNKYLPSMEEPQVLLKDVLDQRLPPPRGRLAEAVVLIVTIALACTRLSPESRPVMRSVAQELSLATTQACLAEPFGMITLSKLAGFHKYCVM, encoded by the exons ATGACAACTTTTCAAAAGGTTCatgctcttctttttcatatactCTTGCTATCTCTGCTTCCATTGAAAATCACTTCATCACCAACAACAGAGGCAGAAGCCCTTATCAAATGGAAAAACAGTTTatctcctcctcttcctccttctCTAAACTCATCATGGTCCCTCACAAACCTTGGCAACCTTTGCAACTGGGATGCCATTGTTTGtgacaacactaacacaacagtCTCACAGATAAACTTGTCTGATGCCAATCTAACTGGGACTCTCACTGCCTTGGATTTTTCTTCCCTCCCTAACCTTACTCAACTCAACCTCAATGCCAACCATTTTGGAGGGTCAATACCATCAGCAATTGACAAACTATCCAAGCTCACTTTATTGGACTTTGGTAACAACTTATTTGAAGGCACACTGCCTTATGAACTGGGCCAGCTAAGGGAGCTTCAATATCTTAGCTTTTACAACAACAATCTCAATGGCACCATTCCTTATCAGCTCATGAATCTTCCTAAGGTATGGTACATGGACCTTGGATCAAACTACTTTATACCTCCTCCTGACTGGTCCCAATATTCATGCATGCCTTCCTTAACTCGCCTTGCTTTGCATCTCAATCCAACACTCACTAGTGAATTCCCAAGTTTCATACTGGGGTGCCATAACTTGACATACCTTGACATCTCTCAGAATCAATGGAAAGGCACAATACCAGAATCCATGTATAACAATTTGGTCAAGCTGGAATACCTCAACCTCTCCAGTTCTGGGCTAGAAGGAAAACTGTCTTCCAACTTGTCCAAGCTTTCTAATCTCAAAGATCTTCGTATAGGTAATAACATCTTTAATGGTTCTGTTCCCACTGAGATAGGATTGATATCGGGGCTTCAAATTCTTGAATTGAATAACATTTCTGCCCATGGTAATATTCCTTCTTCCTTAGGCCTACTCAGGGAGCTTTGGCATCTTGACCTaagtaagaatttttttaactcatCAATCCCTTCTGAGCTTGGCCAATGCACAAATCTATCCTTCCTGAGTTTAGCAGAGAATAATTTGACGGATCCTTTGCCTATGTCATTAGTTAATCTGGCTAAAATATCAGAATTGGGATTATCAGATAATTTCCTTTCTGGTCAACTTTCTGCTTCACTCATCTCTAATTGGATCCGGTTGATCTCCTTGCAACtccaaaacaataaatttacaGGAAGGATTCCTACACAAATAGGCctgttgaaaaaaattaacatccTCTTTATGCGCAATAATCTTTTCTCTGGTCCCATTCCTGTAGAGATTGGAAACCTGAAAGAAATGACAAAGTTAGACCTTTCACTAAATGGATTCTCTGGTCCAATTCCATCAACACTTTGGAATCTGACAAACATTCGAGTCGTGAATCTTTATTTCAACGAGCTCTCTGGCACCATTCCTATGGATATTGGAAACTTGACCTCATTGGAAACCTTTGATGTCGACAACAATAAATTGTATGGGGAGTTGCCAGAAACCGTTGCTCAACTACCTGCTTTAAGTCATTTTTCTGTGTTCACCAATAACTTCACTGGCAGCATTCCCAGAGAATTTGGAAAGAATAATCCTTCTTTGACTCATGTGTATCTTTCACACAACAGCTTCTCTGGAGAACTACCTCCTGACTTGTGCAGTGATGGCAAGCTAGTTATTTTGGCAGTCAATAACAACAGCTTTTCAGGGCCAGTGCCAAAGTCCTTGAGGAATTGTTCATCACTGACTAGACTTCAGCTTCATGATAACCAGTTAACTGGAGACATCACAGATTCATTTGGGGTACTCCCAAATcttgattttatttcacttagtAGAAATTGGCTTGTTGGGGAGCTCTCCCCGGAGTGGGGCGAATGTATCAGTTTAACTCGGATGGATATGGGAAGCAACAATCTTTCTGGAAAAATTCCATCTGAGCTAGGTAAGTTGAGTCAATTAGGGTATCTGAGCCTGCATTCCAATGATTTCACCGGCAATATCCCACCTGAAATTGGAAATCTAGGCCTGCTTTTCATGTTCAACTTGAGCAGTAACCATTTATCAGGAGAAATCCCCAAGAGCTATGGCAGATTGGCTCAGCtaaattttcttgatttatCAAATAACAAGTTCAGTGGAAGCATTCCTAGAGAGCTCAGTGATTGCAATCGCTTACTGAGTCTGAATTTAAGCCAAAACAATCTATCTGGGGAGATACCATTTGAACTTGGCAATCTGTTCTCACTCCAAATCATGGTGGACCTCAGCCGCAACTCTCTTTCTGGAGCTATTCCCCCAAGCCTTGGAAAGTTAGCATCGTTGGAGGTTCTCAATGTCTCACACAACCATCTTACAGGAACAATCCCACAATCACTGTCAAGCATGATCAGCCTTCAATCCATTGATTTTTCTTACAACAACTTGAGTGGTTCAATCCCCATAGGTCGTGTTTTCCAGACCGCAACTGCCGAAGCCTATGTTGGGAACTCGGGTTTGTGTGGTGAGGTAAAAGGATTAACTTGCGCCAATGTATTTTCCCCACACAAATCCCGAGGGGTTAACAAAAAAGTACTTTTTGGTGTTATCATACCAGTTTGTGTCTTATTTATTGGGATGATTGGTGTTGGAATCCTACTTTGCCGGCGgcattccaaaaaaataattgaagaagagtccaaaagaattgaaaaaagTGATCAGCCTATTAGCATGGTGTGGGGAAGAGATGGAAAATTCTCATTTTCTGATCTTGTCAAGGCCACCGATGACTTTGATGACAAGTACTGCATTGGAAATGGAGGATTTGGAAGTGTTTATAGAGCACAATTACTCACAGGCCAAGTTGTTGCTGTTAAAAGGCTCAACATATCAGACTCTGATGACATTCCAGCAGTGAACCGCCATAGCTTTCAGAATGAGATAGAATCACTTACAGGAGTGAGGCACCGCAATATAATAAAGCTTTATGGGTTCTGTTCTTGTAGGGGACAAATGTTCTTGGTTTATGAACATGTAGACAGAGGAAGTTTGGCAAAAGTATTGTATGCAGAGGAAGGAAAATCGGAGCTAAGTTGGGCCAGAAGGCTGAAAATTGTGCAGGGAATAGCTCATGCAATTTCATACCTGCACAGTGACTGCTCCCCACCAATTGTGCACCGGGACGTAACACTGAATAACATACTACTAGACTCCGACTTAGAACCTCGTGTTGCAGATTTTGGCACTGCAAAGCTGCTAAGCTCAAACACTTCAACATGGACCTCAGCCGCTGGATCCTTTGGCTACATGGCTCCAG AACTAGCACAAACAATGAGGGTGACTGACAAGTGTGACGTGTATAGTTTTGGAGTGGTGGTGTTGGAGATAATGATGGGAAAGCATCCTGGAGAACTCctgactacaatgtcttcaaacAAGTATTTGCCATCAATGGAGGAACCACAGGTGCTACTGAAGGATGTGCTTGATCAACGGCTTCCACCTCCAAGGGGCAGATTAGCAGAAGCAGTAGTGTTGATAGTGACCATAGCTTTGGCATGCACACGTTTGTCTCCAGAGTCCAGACCCGTGATGCGTTCTGTGGCTCAAGAACTGTCGTTGGCTACTACGCAGGCTTGTCTTGCAGAGCCATTTGGCATGATAACCTTGAGCAAGCTTGCAGGGTTCCACAAATACTGTGTCATGTAG